One Corynebacterium appendicis CIP 107643 DNA window includes the following coding sequences:
- a CDS encoding lysophospholipid acyltransferase family protein — protein sequence MNNKWYKFFKYILIGPWLRIWNRPETEGLEHIPPEGAPALMVSNHQAVMDSFYFPLVCPRQLVHPAKQEYFTAPGVVGRIQKFFFTSVGQVPIDRQAKDAGAHLLEVAQDVFDKGDLFCIYPEGTRSPDGRIYKGKTGMARVAMESGVPCIPVAMIGTRNANPIGSWIPRPAKVRVKIGEPVDPHQWARDNGYEPNDSAVWRPFTDFFMERLVELSGYEYVDAYAGDVKKSLEAGNGYPEGTEPDWQNMQ from the coding sequence ATGAACAACAAGTGGTACAAGTTTTTCAAGTACATCCTGATCGGGCCGTGGCTGCGGATCTGGAACCGCCCCGAAACTGAAGGGCTCGAGCACATCCCGCCGGAAGGCGCCCCCGCACTCATGGTGTCCAACCACCAGGCAGTGATGGATTCCTTCTACTTCCCGCTCGTGTGCCCGCGCCAGCTCGTGCATCCGGCGAAGCAGGAGTACTTCACTGCGCCGGGCGTGGTCGGTCGCATCCAGAAATTCTTCTTCACCTCTGTGGGCCAGGTGCCCATCGACCGTCAGGCGAAGGATGCCGGCGCGCACCTGCTCGAGGTCGCCCAGGACGTCTTCGACAAAGGCGACCTGTTCTGCATCTACCCGGAGGGCACCCGCTCCCCGGACGGCCGAATCTACAAGGGCAAGACCGGTATGGCGCGCGTAGCCATGGAGTCCGGAGTGCCGTGCATTCCCGTCGCCATGATCGGCACCCGCAACGCGAACCCGATCGGCTCTTGGATTCCGCGCCCGGCAAAGGTGCGCGTGAAGATCGGCGAGCCCGTCGACCCGCACCAGTGGGCGCGCGATAACGGGTACGAGCCGAACGATTCCGCAGTATGGCGCCCGTTCACCGACTTCTTCATGGAGCGCCTCGTCGAGCTGTCCGGCTACGAATACGTCGACGCGTACGCCGGTGACGTGAAGAAGTCGCTCGAGGCCGGCAACGGATACCCGGAGGGCACGGAGCCTGACTGGCAGAACATGCAGTGA
- a CDS encoding C40 family peptidase translates to MAKHRRHNATAKRSIATASALVAGATLFAPATAEAAQVKVPNTGIAAEVPGIENVPGIASVPGIEQWIPSLAGKADKNADVRAAITAVKNVPGVNNVPGFSDWINGVEAKYAPAPAQTEYRAVTKAAPKPQQSQGDRIVSIAKSKIGSPYVYGAAGPNAFDCSGFTSWVYAQAGKQIPRTSGAQASAGRNVAISDLQPGDIVVYYSGASHVGIYAGNGQIIDALNSGTPVSYRPLNYMPIHSAVRF, encoded by the coding sequence ATGGCTAAGCACCGCCGCCACAACGCGACTGCAAAGCGCAGCATCGCTACCGCCTCCGCGCTCGTCGCGGGTGCAACCCTTTTCGCACCGGCCACCGCAGAAGCGGCTCAGGTCAAGGTCCCGAACACCGGCATCGCTGCCGAGGTTCCGGGCATCGAGAACGTCCCGGGCATTGCTAGCGTCCCGGGCATCGAGCAGTGGATCCCGTCCCTCGCCGGCAAGGCAGACAAGAATGCTGATGTCCGCGCTGCCATCACCGCAGTGAAGAATGTTCCGGGAGTCAATAATGTCCCGGGCTTCAGCGACTGGATCAACGGCGTCGAGGCGAAGTACGCCCCGGCACCGGCTCAGACCGAGTACCGCGCTGTCACCAAGGCTGCCCCGAAGCCGCAGCAGTCCCAGGGTGACCGCATCGTGTCCATCGCCAAATCCAAGATCGGCTCCCCGTACGTCTACGGTGCCGCCGGGCCGAACGCCTTCGACTGCTCTGGCTTCACCTCCTGGGTCTACGCCCAGGCTGGCAAGCAGATTCCGCGTACCTCCGGTGCGCAGGCTTCCGCAGGCCGCAACGTCGCTATCTCGGACCTGCAGCCCGGCGACATCGTCGTTTACTACAGTGGCGCGTCCCACGTCGGTATCTACGCCGGCAACGGCCAGATCATCGACGCGCTGAACTCCGGTACCCCGGTGAGCTACCGCCCGCTGAATTACATGCCGATCCACTCGGCAGTGCGCTTCTAA
- the qcrB gene encoding cytochrome bc1 complex cytochrome b subunit yields the protein MSTKLAQAADNADSRFTISGALRPQLNKVFPTHWSFMLGEMALYSFIILLLTGVYLALFFDPSITKVIYDGGYLPLNGVEMSRAYATALDISFEVRGGLFVRQMHHWAALMFMMAMFAHMLRIFFTGAFRRPREANWIIGVTLILLGMAEGFMGYSLPDDLLSGVGLRIMSAIIVGLPIIGTWLHWAMFGGDFPSDLMLDRFYILHVLILPGIILALIAAHLLLVWFQKHTQFPGPGRSENNVVGIRIMPVFAVKAVGFGMLVFGVLALMAGVTTINAIWNIGPYNPSQVSAGSQPDIYMLWTDGAARVMPAWELYLGNYTIPGVFWVALMAGIMVVLLLTYPFIEKKVTGDDAHHNLLQRPRDVPVRTGIGVMGLVFFLLLTLSGGNDLFAYHFQISLNAMTWIGRIGLIVLPPLAYFITYRICVGLQRSDREVLEHGLETGVIQKLPNGAFVGVHQPLGPVDADGHQIPLEYAGARVPKQLNELGYADSETSGIFSPDDPSITAKRNEIKRANHHEEIETLRALEAEKGASDRDAGAIERKRK from the coding sequence ATGAGTACCAAATTGGCGCAAGCCGCGGACAACGCTGACTCGCGGTTCACTATCTCGGGCGCGCTGCGCCCGCAGCTGAACAAGGTCTTCCCGACCCACTGGTCCTTCATGCTGGGTGAGATGGCGCTGTACAGCTTCATCATCCTGCTGCTGACCGGTGTCTACCTGGCCCTGTTCTTCGACCCGTCTATCACCAAGGTCATCTACGACGGTGGCTACCTGCCGCTCAACGGTGTGGAGATGTCGCGCGCATACGCGACGGCACTGGACATCTCCTTTGAGGTCCGTGGCGGTCTCTTTGTCCGGCAGATGCACCACTGGGCCGCCCTGATGTTCATGATGGCGATGTTCGCCCACATGCTCCGCATCTTCTTCACCGGCGCATTCCGTCGCCCGCGTGAGGCTAACTGGATCATCGGCGTGACCCTGATCCTGCTGGGCATGGCTGAGGGCTTCATGGGCTACTCGCTGCCGGACGACCTGCTCTCCGGTGTCGGCCTGCGAATCATGTCCGCCATCATCGTCGGTCTGCCTATCATCGGCACTTGGCTGCACTGGGCAATGTTCGGCGGCGACTTCCCGTCGGACCTCATGCTGGACCGCTTCTACATCCTGCACGTGCTGATCCTGCCGGGCATCATCCTTGCACTCATCGCGGCGCACCTGCTGCTCGTCTGGTTCCAGAAGCACACCCAGTTCCCGGGACCGGGCCGGTCCGAGAACAATGTTGTCGGTATCCGAATCATGCCCGTCTTCGCCGTGAAGGCCGTGGGCTTCGGCATGCTGGTCTTCGGTGTTCTCGCACTGATGGCTGGTGTCACCACCATTAACGCGATCTGGAATATCGGCCCGTACAACCCGTCGCAGGTCTCCGCTGGTTCCCAGCCGGATATCTACATGCTGTGGACTGATGGTGCCGCCCGTGTCATGCCGGCGTGGGAACTCTACCTCGGCAACTACACCATCCCGGGCGTGTTCTGGGTGGCGTTGATGGCCGGCATCATGGTGGTCCTGCTGCTGACTTACCCGTTCATCGAGAAGAAGGTCACCGGCGACGACGCCCACCACAACCTGCTTCAGCGTCCGCGCGATGTTCCGGTCCGCACCGGCATCGGCGTCATGGGCCTGGTCTTCTTCCTGCTGCTGACGCTGTCCGGTGGTAACGACCTGTTCGCGTACCACTTCCAGATTTCGCTGAACGCGATGACCTGGATCGGCCGTATCGGTCTGATTGTTCTGCCGCCGCTCGCGTACTTCATCACGTACCGCATCTGCGTGGGTCTTCAGCGCAGCGACCGTGAGGTCTTGGAGCACGGCCTTGAGACCGGTGTCATCCAGAAGCTGCCGAACGGCGCCTTTGTCGGAGTCCACCAGCCGCTGGGTCCGGTCGACGCCGACGGCCACCAGATCCCGCTGGAGTACGCCGGTGCACGAGTGCCGAAGCAGCTCAACGAACTCGGCTACGCAGATTCGGAGACCTCCGGTATCTTCTCGCCGGATGATCCTTCGATCACCGCCAAGCGTAACGAGATCAAGCGCGCCAACCACCACGAGGAGATTGAGACCCTCCGTGCCCTCGAGGCCGAGAAGGGTGCCTCCGACCGTGACGCGGGCGCCATCGAGCGCAAGCGCAAGTAA
- the qcrA gene encoding cytochrome bc1 complex Rieske iron-sulfur subunit has protein sequence MSNEVKKNYTSEELDKMSNAELAALGTELDDVTVAYRKERFPLENDPAEKRAAAGVNIWLAISIIAGLAFLGVYLFWPWEPRFHSQEGLGLFSLYTPLLGLTSGLSLIALGVAIVQYVKKFIPEEIAVQRRHDGRSSELDRRTTTALLNDAWQTSTLGRRNVMKGLLGGAGLMAGLVIIAPLGGIIKNPWRVRHQMNYNGDGTLWTQGWSLAREGKKLYLGRDTSAIAELHDTDAGKHYSTAGVSRLVRMRPEDLDAASMETVFPLLEEDVNDGDKYDAERDVYENHMHSIHGPRNAVMLIRLRSSDAAKVVEREGQEDFHYGDYYAYSKICTHIGCPTSLYEAQTNRILCPCHQSQFDALEHGKPVFGPAARALPQLPIEIDEDGYLIARGDFIEPVGPAFWERKS, from the coding sequence ATGAGCAATGAAGTAAAGAAGAATTACACCAGCGAAGAGCTGGACAAGATGAGCAACGCCGAGCTTGCTGCTCTGGGCACCGAGCTTGACGACGTCACGGTGGCGTACCGGAAGGAGCGCTTCCCGCTCGAGAACGATCCGGCTGAGAAGCGCGCCGCTGCTGGCGTGAACATCTGGCTGGCGATCTCGATCATTGCCGGGCTCGCGTTCCTCGGCGTGTACTTGTTCTGGCCGTGGGAGCCCCGCTTCCACAGCCAGGAGGGCCTGGGCCTCTTCAGCCTCTACACCCCGCTGCTGGGTCTGACCTCCGGTCTGTCCCTGATCGCGCTCGGTGTCGCGATTGTTCAGTACGTCAAGAAGTTCATCCCAGAGGAGATCGCGGTTCAGCGCCGCCACGACGGCCGTTCCTCCGAGCTTGACCGCCGCACCACGACGGCTTTGCTGAATGACGCATGGCAGACCTCCACTCTCGGCCGTCGTAATGTCATGAAGGGCCTCCTGGGGGGCGCTGGCCTTATGGCCGGCCTGGTCATCATCGCCCCGCTCGGCGGCATCATCAAGAACCCGTGGCGCGTGCGTCACCAGATGAATTACAACGGCGACGGCACCCTGTGGACCCAGGGCTGGTCCCTGGCTCGCGAGGGCAAGAAGCTGTACCTCGGCCGCGACACCTCCGCGATTGCCGAGCTGCACGACACCGATGCCGGCAAGCACTACAGCACCGCTGGTGTCTCCCGTCTGGTGCGCATGCGCCCGGAGGATCTGGACGCCGCTTCGATGGAGACGGTCTTCCCCCTCCTCGAAGAGGATGTCAACGACGGCGACAAGTACGACGCCGAGCGCGACGTGTACGAGAACCACATGCACTCGATTCACGGCCCGCGCAATGCAGTCATGCTGATCCGTCTGCGTTCCTCCGACGCGGCCAAGGTTGTCGAGCGCGAGGGGCAGGAAGACTTCCACTACGGCGATTACTACGCCTACTCGAAGATCTGCACCCACATCGGTTGCCCAACCTCTCTCTACGAGGCGCAGACCAACCGCATTCTGTGCCCGTGCCACCAATCGCAGTTCGATGCTTTGGAGCACGGCAAGCCGGTCTTCGGCCCGGCGGCCCGCGCTCTGCCGCAGCTGCCTATTGAAATCGACGAAGACGGTTACCTCATCGCCCGCGGGGACTTCATTGAGCCCGTCGGCCCGGCATTCTGGGAGCGTAAGTCATAA
- a CDS encoding ROK family protein: MPTHNRAETAESDPSAVPLTIGFDIGGTNTRAGVVDASGTVLDTVSTHTPEDEDSLVHAIVELVEQLRRKHSVSAVGVAAAGFLDPACEVVRFAPHLPWKDNAPVRDILQEELELPVRLEHDANSAAWGEYRFGAAKDADTWVLFAVGTGIGATLMHHGEIYRGSFGTAPEFGHLTVVPGGRACSCGKRGCLERYASGTALVDTAVEIAERGGFDGCGLYRRVVDKRASGNDVVAAARSGDALALATMDHFAQWLGQGLSIVCDVLDPELIVLGGGVSQDADLFMDTARTGMNSGVVGSGFRPTPRLETAELGAQAGMIGVADLARNMV, translated from the coding sequence ATGCCTACGCACAACCGCGCCGAAACCGCTGAAAGCGACCCGAGCGCTGTTCCGCTCACCATCGGATTCGACATTGGCGGCACGAACACCCGCGCAGGAGTAGTCGATGCGTCGGGCACGGTGCTGGACACGGTGTCCACCCACACGCCGGAAGACGAGGACAGCCTCGTCCACGCCATCGTGGAGCTGGTGGAGCAACTCCGCCGCAAGCATTCCGTCAGCGCCGTCGGCGTCGCGGCCGCAGGCTTTTTGGACCCGGCCTGCGAAGTCGTCCGCTTCGCGCCACACCTGCCCTGGAAAGACAACGCTCCTGTGCGCGATATCCTGCAGGAAGAGCTCGAGTTGCCTGTGCGCTTGGAACACGACGCTAATTCGGCGGCGTGGGGCGAATACCGCTTCGGTGCCGCGAAAGATGCCGACACATGGGTGCTTTTCGCCGTGGGCACAGGCATCGGCGCCACGCTCATGCACCACGGGGAGATTTACCGCGGCTCGTTCGGCACAGCGCCCGAATTCGGGCATTTGACCGTCGTGCCCGGCGGGCGCGCCTGCTCCTGCGGCAAACGGGGCTGCCTCGAGCGCTACGCTTCCGGCACAGCGCTCGTGGATACTGCTGTAGAGATCGCAGAACGCGGCGGGTTCGACGGGTGCGGGCTGTACCGGCGCGTCGTCGATAAGCGTGCGTCGGGCAACGATGTCGTCGCCGCCGCACGTTCCGGCGACGCGCTCGCGCTGGCCACCATGGACCATTTCGCGCAGTGGCTCGGGCAGGGCCTGTCGATTGTGTGTGATGTTTTAGACCCGGAGCTCATCGTGCTCGGCGGGGGAGTGAGCCAGGACGCGGACCTGTTCATGGATACTGCCCGCACGGGCATGAACTCCGGTGTCGTCGGATCCGGCTTCCGTCCCACTCCGCGTCTCGAAACCGCTGAGCTCGGCGCGCAGGCAGGTATGATTGGCGTTGCTGATTTGGCCCGAAACATGGTTTAG
- a CDS encoding glycosyltransferase family 4 protein has protein sequence MTTLLVTNDFPPTVGGIQSYLRDFAEEFVRLRGSGSLVVFASTQDEQEASLYDATLSYTVHRWPASVMLPTPATVRRMHELIAQHGITTVWFGAAAPLAVMAPAARKAGAKKIVATTHGHEVGWSMVPGARQVLRRIGNAADAVTYISEYTLRRFHSAFGDRADFVPLPSGVDTDFFRPAAPEQRAAARSRHGLGAGPLVVVASRLVPRKGQDRLIECWPRVQAAVPGASLVVVGEGNYEPKLRKLAHLHGVASDVHFLGRLPREQMRDVVAAADIMAMPARTRGGGLDVEGLGIVYLEAQACGVPVIAGNSGGAPETVTDASGIVADGNDTDEIAAAVIELLRDLQRRAAMGEAGRAFVGEHFSWNVLGQRLADLLEPPGAV, from the coding sequence ATGACCACACTCCTCGTCACGAATGATTTCCCGCCCACCGTCGGCGGGATTCAGTCGTATCTGCGGGATTTTGCGGAAGAATTCGTCCGGCTACGCGGCAGCGGGTCGCTCGTCGTCTTCGCCTCCACGCAAGACGAGCAGGAAGCATCGCTTTACGACGCCACGTTGAGCTACACCGTCCACCGCTGGCCCGCTTCGGTGATGCTTCCGACTCCGGCGACGGTGCGCCGCATGCACGAGCTGATTGCCCAGCACGGCATCACCACCGTCTGGTTCGGTGCGGCCGCGCCATTGGCCGTGATGGCGCCAGCGGCGCGGAAAGCGGGAGCGAAGAAGATCGTCGCCACCACCCACGGCCATGAGGTCGGCTGGTCGATGGTGCCGGGCGCACGCCAGGTGCTGCGCCGCATCGGCAATGCCGCCGACGCAGTCACCTATATCTCCGAATACACGCTGCGCCGATTTCATTCTGCGTTCGGGGACAGGGCAGACTTCGTCCCCCTGCCGTCTGGAGTGGACACCGACTTCTTCCGTCCAGCTGCTCCTGAGCAGCGGGCCGCCGCGCGCAGCAGGCACGGACTCGGGGCCGGCCCACTCGTCGTGGTGGCCTCGCGCCTCGTGCCGCGGAAAGGGCAGGACCGGTTGATCGAATGCTGGCCGCGTGTGCAGGCCGCCGTTCCTGGCGCTTCTCTCGTTGTCGTGGGGGAGGGAAACTACGAGCCGAAACTGCGGAAACTGGCGCACCTGCACGGGGTCGCCAGCGACGTGCACTTTCTCGGCCGCCTGCCGCGGGAGCAGATGCGCGATGTCGTCGCCGCCGCAGACATCATGGCCATGCCGGCCCGCACGAGGGGAGGAGGTCTCGACGTCGAGGGCCTAGGCATCGTCTACCTCGAGGCCCAGGCGTGCGGTGTGCCCGTCATCGCCGGTAATTCCGGCGGCGCGCCTGAGACGGTGACGGATGCTTCCGGGATCGTCGCCGACGGCAACGACACAGACGAGATCGCCGCAGCAGTGATCGAGCTTTTGAGGGACCTGCAGCGGCGCGCCGCAATGGGCGAAGCCGGACGCGCGTTCGTGGGAGAGCACTTCTCCTGGAACGTGCTGGGGCAGCGCCTCGCGGATCTCCTTGAGCCCCCGGGAGCTGTGTAA
- a CDS encoding C40 family peptidase, producing the protein MTSAAAGLVTVAVAFGGVAVPAHADEGNDLIKEMEKISEKATAKAEEVKEIEDNIAKGEREVKALKKTAEEVQRAARKASKAQHRTQGDVDYQARVQYRNLSNDANVNALESANPQEAIDRAAYLGSLSRSAQRMLDESQKLNQVAAQRATDANIAVAVANYRQSELEGQRKKLERERRELDGQVKDVEKRVDAFTPEQRSRWESKNGPVALDVPPSANANGVVGAALSKIGSPYGWGAAGPNQFDCSGLMYWAYQQNGKSIPRTSSAQLAGGTSVPLSELQPGDIIGYYPGVTHVGMYVGNGQVVHASDYGIPVQVVPMNSMPVQGAVRY; encoded by the coding sequence ATGACTTCCGCTGCCGCCGGTCTGGTGACGGTGGCTGTCGCGTTCGGCGGCGTCGCTGTGCCCGCGCATGCCGACGAGGGCAACGACCTGATCAAGGAGATGGAGAAGATCTCCGAGAAGGCCACCGCGAAGGCGGAAGAGGTCAAGGAGATCGAGGACAACATCGCTAAGGGTGAGCGCGAGGTAAAGGCGCTGAAGAAGACCGCCGAAGAAGTACAGCGTGCCGCCCGCAAGGCTTCCAAAGCCCAACATAGAACTCAGGGCGACGTGGACTACCAGGCGCGCGTCCAGTATCGCAACCTCTCCAACGACGCGAACGTGAACGCGCTCGAGTCCGCCAACCCGCAGGAAGCAATCGACCGCGCTGCGTACCTCGGCTCGCTGTCCCGCTCTGCGCAGCGCATGCTCGACGAGTCGCAGAAGCTGAACCAGGTCGCCGCCCAGCGGGCGACCGACGCGAATATCGCGGTGGCAGTGGCGAATTACCGCCAGTCCGAGTTGGAGGGCCAGCGCAAGAAGCTCGAGCGGGAACGCCGCGAGTTGGACGGCCAGGTCAAGGACGTGGAGAAACGTGTTGACGCATTCACGCCGGAACAGCGTTCCCGTTGGGAGTCCAAGAATGGCCCGGTGGCGCTCGACGTCCCGCCGTCGGCGAACGCGAACGGTGTTGTCGGTGCCGCACTGTCCAAGATCGGATCCCCGTACGGTTGGGGTGCCGCCGGTCCGAACCAGTTCGACTGCTCCGGCCTGATGTACTGGGCGTACCAGCAGAACGGCAAGTCGATTCCGCGCACGTCCAGCGCCCAGCTCGCGGGTGGCACGTCGGTGCCGTTGTCTGAGCTTCAGCCGGGCGACATCATCGGCTACTACCCGGGCGTGACCCACGTGGGGATGTACGTCGGCAACGGCCAGGTGGTCCACGCGTCGGACTACGGCATCCCGGTCCAGGTCGTCCCGATGAACTCCATGCCTGTTCAGGGCGCTGTCCGTTACTAG
- the ctaE gene encoding aa3-type cytochrome oxidase subunit III yields MTTATTNPGMATAPDRLPVLNRPNMVSVGTIVFLAQELMFFAGLFAMYFTSRANGMSTGDWSNQTDHLNVVFGTIITIVLVTSSVTSQLGVFAAEKGDVFGLRKWFTVTIVLGVVFLGLVAFEWTEMVMAGVTPQSSVYGSVFYIITGFHMAHVTAGIIAFVVVMLRVAKSKFTPAQATAAMVTSYYWHFVDVVWIGVFVTLYLVQ; encoded by the coding sequence GTGACGACTGCAACAACGAACCCAGGTATGGCGACAGCGCCCGACCGTCTCCCTGTGCTGAACCGACCGAACATGGTCAGCGTGGGAACGATCGTGTTCCTCGCCCAAGAATTGATGTTCTTCGCCGGCTTGTTCGCGATGTACTTCACCTCGCGCGCAAACGGCATGTCCACCGGTGACTGGTCGAACCAAACGGACCACCTCAACGTGGTCTTCGGCACGATCATCACCATCGTCCTAGTGACCTCCTCGGTCACCTCTCAGCTCGGTGTCTTCGCCGCTGAGAAGGGCGATGTCTTCGGTCTGCGCAAATGGTTCACCGTGACCATCGTGCTCGGCGTGGTCTTCTTGGGCCTCGTCGCATTCGAGTGGACCGAGATGGTCATGGCGGGGGTCACCCCGCAGTCCAGCGTGTACGGATCGGTGTTCTACATCATCACCGGCTTCCACATGGCGCACGTGACCGCGGGCATTATCGCCTTCGTCGTGGTCATGCTCCGTGTGGCCAAGTCGAAGTTCACTCCGGCTCAGGCAACTGCCGCCATGGTGACCTCCTACTACTGGCACTTCGTCGATGTCGTGTGGATCGGCGTGTTCGTTACTCTCTACTTGGTTCAGTAG
- a CDS encoding polyadenylate-specific 3'-exoribonuclease AS, giving the protein MRYFYDTEFIEDGTTIELISIGIVAEDGREYYAVSTDFDASRANPWVRENVLEKLPNPQRPEWKPKQKIRDEVFAFLTAADSKPELWAWVGAYDHVVLAQLWGDMAKFPKEMPRYTRELRQYWDMAGRPTLPPAPNGNHDALVDARHNLLKFKICARSLPLDRRGHASSRGE; this is encoded by the coding sequence GTGAGGTACTTCTACGACACCGAGTTCATCGAGGACGGCACGACAATCGAGCTGATCTCCATCGGCATCGTCGCCGAGGACGGACGCGAATACTACGCCGTGTCCACCGATTTCGATGCCTCGCGCGCGAATCCTTGGGTGCGCGAAAACGTCCTGGAGAAGCTGCCCAACCCGCAGCGTCCCGAGTGGAAGCCGAAACAGAAGATCCGCGACGAGGTCTTCGCGTTCCTCACCGCCGCCGATTCCAAGCCCGAATTGTGGGCGTGGGTGGGCGCGTACGATCATGTCGTCCTGGCGCAGCTGTGGGGCGATATGGCCAAATTCCCGAAGGAGATGCCGCGCTACACCCGCGAGCTGCGCCAGTACTGGGATATGGCGGGCCGCCCGACGCTTCCTCCCGCACCCAACGGCAACCATGACGCGCTTGTCGACGCGCGCCATAATCTCCTTAAATTCAAGATCTGCGCGCGCTCGCTGCCCCTCGATCGTCGTGGCCACGCGAGCTCGCGGGGAGAATAA
- the qcrC gene encoding cytochrome bc1 complex diheme cytochrome c subunit produces the protein MDNTPKKARNRRRMRRSAAGALALGIGLSGAGLLATALTPDAQVATAQRDDQALIQEGKDLYEQACITCHGANLQGVKDRGPSLIGTGEGAVYFQVNSGRMPMMSNDAQAERKKPRYSEAQTLAMAAYVAANGGGPELVYNEDGSIAMEELRGKNFDGDIQAADVARGSELFRLNCASCHNFTGRGGALSSGKYAPVLDPANEQEIYQAMLTGPQNMPKFSDRQLTADEKRDIIAFIKSSKETPSPAGWALGGIGPVAEGLAMWIIGVTLIGAAAMWIGSRS, from the coding sequence ATGGATAACACCCCAAAGAAGGCGCGGAACCGCCGCAGGATGCGCCGTTCCGCCGCCGGCGCTCTGGCGCTCGGCATCGGTCTCTCGGGTGCCGGCCTGCTGGCTACGGCCCTGACCCCGGATGCGCAGGTGGCCACCGCCCAACGCGATGACCAAGCGCTGATTCAGGAAGGTAAAGACCTCTACGAGCAGGCCTGCATCACCTGCCACGGTGCGAACCTGCAGGGCGTGAAGGACCGCGGTCCTTCCCTGATCGGCACCGGCGAAGGCGCCGTCTACTTCCAGGTCAACTCCGGCCGTATGCCGATGATGTCCAACGACGCTCAGGCTGAGCGCAAGAAGCCGCGCTACTCCGAAGCTCAGACACTGGCTATGGCCGCATATGTTGCAGCTAACGGCGGCGGCCCGGAGCTCGTGTACAACGAGGACGGCTCCATCGCGATGGAGGAGCTGCGCGGCAAGAACTTCGACGGCGACATTCAGGCCGCCGACGTTGCCCGCGGTTCCGAGCTGTTCCGCCTGAACTGCGCGTCCTGCCACAACTTCACCGGACGCGGCGGCGCGCTGTCCTCCGGTAAGTACGCGCCTGTGCTGGATCCTGCCAACGAGCAGGAGATCTACCAGGCGATGCTGACCGGCCCGCAGAACATGCCGAAGTTCTCCGACCGTCAGCTGACCGCTGACGAGAAGCGCGACATCATCGCCTTCATCAAGTCGTCCAAGGAGACCCCGAGCCCGGCTGGCTGGGCACTGGGCGGCATCGGCCCTGTTGCTGAGGGTCTGGCTATGTGGATCATCGGCGTCACCCTCATCGGTGCAGCCGCAATGTGGATTGGATCGCGCTCATGA
- the ctaF gene encoding aa3-type cytochrome oxidase subunit IV → MGAGAKVFYAIGVFLTITAVIYAFGTNYVGDDAYLYGYEWAGGVALILASAFSFMLGGYLNFTENRSDVLPEDWEEAEVEDGAGVLGFFSPGSIWPLAMTGGICLMAFGIAFWQLWLLALGAVVLIWATTKLNLQYGIPREKH, encoded by the coding sequence ATGGGAGCTGGAGCAAAAGTCTTTTACGCCATCGGCGTCTTTCTGACCATCACGGCGGTCATCTACGCCTTCGGCACTAACTACGTCGGCGACGACGCATACCTCTACGGCTATGAATGGGCCGGCGGTGTCGCCCTTATCCTGGCGTCTGCCTTCTCGTTCATGCTCGGTGGTTACCTCAACTTCACCGAGAACCGCAGCGATGTCCTCCCGGAGGACTGGGAAGAGGCAGAGGTCGAGGACGGTGCTGGCGTCCTGGGCTTCTTCTCCCCGGGCTCTATCTGGCCGCTCGCCATGACCGGTGGCATCTGCCTGATGGCCTTTGGCATCGCGTTCTGGCAGCTGTGGCTGCTGGCTCTCGGTGCTGTTGTCCTCATTTGGGCGACCACCAAGCTGAACCTGCAGTACGGCATCCCGCGCGAGAAGCACTAA